One segment of Gammaproteobacteria bacterium DNA contains the following:
- the tuf gene encoding elongation factor Tu (EF-Tu; promotes GTP-dependent binding of aminoacyl-tRNA to the A-site of ribosomes during protein biosynthesis; when the tRNA anticodon matches the mRNA codon, GTP hydrolysis results; the inactive EF-Tu-GDP leaves the ribosome and release of GDP is promoted by elongation factor Ts; many prokaryotes have two copies of the gene encoding EF-Tu), which translates to DNVKMQVTLIAPIAMEEGLRFAIREGGRTVGAGVVAKIVK; encoded by the coding sequence GTGACAACGTCAAGATGCAGGTGACCTTGATCGCGCCGATCGCGATGGAAGAGGGCTTGCGCTTCGCCATCCGCGAAGGCGGCCGCACCGTCGGCGCCGGCGTGGTCGCCAAGATCGTGAAGTAA